The following proteins are co-located in the uncultured Draconibacterium sp. genome:
- a CDS encoding zinc ABC transporter substrate-binding protein: MKKIVLLLAVAAFIVSCGTKNNSKKQDEKSVVTVSILPQQTFVKKIAGDDFEVNLLIPPGSSPAAYTLLPSQLKDIARSDVWFRIGYIGFEHSWKDKIAQANTNMKVINISEGLDLIADKMEQHGDHVHIDGVDPHVWLSPVLAKQMAKRILDELIVLKPEKEEEYNLNYQRFAIECDELNHELKNKLEPYKHRKFIVFHPSLSYYAREYELDQYSLESGGKEPTPQHLKSMVDMANNEGIKVIYIQSEFDREHARVFADEIGGSIIQVWPLNPEWADNLRKMTDTLIENF, encoded by the coding sequence ATGAAAAAAATAGTATTGTTATTGGCAGTTGCTGCTTTTATTGTATCGTGCGGAACAAAGAATAATTCGAAAAAACAAGACGAAAAAAGTGTTGTCACAGTAAGTATATTGCCGCAGCAGACTTTTGTCAAAAAAATTGCAGGAGACGATTTTGAAGTTAATCTGCTGATTCCACCGGGATCGAGCCCGGCTGCTTATACTTTGCTCCCTTCGCAGTTAAAAGACATTGCCCGTTCTGATGTGTGGTTTCGTATCGGATATATTGGTTTCGAGCATTCGTGGAAAGATAAAATTGCACAGGCCAATACCAATATGAAAGTGATTAATATTTCGGAAGGACTTGATTTAATCGCTGATAAAATGGAACAACATGGCGATCATGTTCATATCGATGGTGTTGATCCACATGTTTGGTTGTCGCCGGTTTTGGCAAAACAAATGGCAAAACGTATTCTGGATGAACTGATTGTTCTTAAGCCAGAAAAGGAAGAAGAGTACAATTTAAATTACCAGCGTTTTGCAATAGAATGCGATGAGTTGAACCATGAATTAAAAAACAAACTTGAGCCTTATAAACACCGAAAGTTTATCGTGTTTCATCCTAGTTTATCGTATTATGCACGCGAATATGAGCTGGATCAGTATTCACTTGAGTCGGGAGGTAAAGAACCAACGCCACAACATTTAAAAAGTATGGTTGATATGGCCAACAACGAGGGGATAAAAGTAATATACATTCAGAGTGAATTTGACCGCGAACATGCCCGGGTATTTGCCGACGAAATTGGAGGATCAATCATTCAGGTGTGGCCTTTAAATCCGGAATGGGCAGATAATCTGAGAAAAATGACCGACACTCTTATTGAAAATTTTTAA
- the yidD gene encoding membrane protein insertion efficiency factor YidD yields the protein MKKFGQILLKGIGWILLVPIYIYKYGISPYTPASCRHVPTCSEYAVQAIKIHGPIKGFILTSKRISKCHPWGTHGYDPVPPKERKNK from the coding sequence ATGAAAAAATTTGGACAGATATTGCTTAAAGGAATAGGATGGATTTTGTTGGTTCCTATTTACATTTATAAGTATGGAATTTCTCCGTACACTCCGGCTTCCTGTCGTCATGTTCCAACGTGTTCCGAGTATGCTGTTCAGGCGATAAAAATTCATGGGCCAATAAAAGGCTTTATTTTAACTTCAAAACGGATTTCGAAATGCCATCCGTGGGGAACGCATGGTTACGATCCGGTTCCGCCCAAAGAAAGAAAGAATAAATAG
- a CDS encoding ROK family protein — MKKVAIGVDIGGTNTAIGVVDEAGNVMVKDNISTPSHGDINLYISDLAAAIKELIKSVKLLNSELEVLGVGIGAPNGNYYSGTIEYAPNLSFRGVVRLVELLRAHFPEMKALALTNDANAAAIGEMIYGGAKGMKNFVMFTLGTGVGSGIVVNGDLVYGHDGFAGECGHTTLIPGGRLCGCTALGHLEAYCSAPGMKRTAFELMVQYNATDSLLADKSFNELDSKMIYDAAEKGDKIALEVFEKTGAWLGQGLADTVHHLSPEAVFLFGGPTAAGDYIFKPTKENMEKHLLPIFKDKIKILPSELKAGDAAIVGASALVWKELEK, encoded by the coding sequence ATGAAAAAAGTTGCGATAGGTGTTGATATTGGTGGAACAAATACTGCTATAGGAGTTGTTGATGAAGCCGGTAATGTAATGGTGAAAGACAATATCTCTACTCCTTCACATGGAGATATTAATCTGTATATTTCTGATTTGGCTGCTGCCATTAAAGAACTAATTAAATCGGTTAAGCTTCTAAACAGCGAATTGGAAGTTTTAGGTGTAGGTATTGGTGCACCAAATGGAAACTACTATAGCGGTACAATTGAATACGCTCCAAACCTATCGTTCAGAGGAGTGGTTCGTTTGGTTGAACTTCTTCGTGCACATTTTCCTGAAATGAAAGCATTGGCTTTAACCAACGATGCAAACGCTGCAGCCATTGGTGAAATGATTTATGGTGGCGCCAAAGGAATGAAAAACTTTGTAATGTTTACCTTAGGAACAGGAGTTGGTAGTGGTATTGTTGTAAATGGCGACCTGGTTTATGGTCACGATGGATTTGCAGGTGAGTGTGGTCACACAACACTTATTCCCGGCGGACGTTTATGCGGTTGTACTGCTCTTGGTCACCTGGAAGCTTATTGTTCAGCTCCCGGAATGAAACGTACTGCATTCGAATTGATGGTTCAGTACAATGCTACCGATAGTTTACTGGCTGATAAATCATTCAATGAACTTGATTCGAAAATGATTTATGATGCCGCTGAAAAAGGAGATAAAATTGCACTGGAAGTTTTTGAAAAAACAGGTGCATGGTTGGGACAGGGTTTGGCTGACACAGTTCACCATTTAAGTCCTGAAGCCGTTTTCTTATTTGGAGGACCAACTGCCGCAGGCGACTATATTTTCAAACCTACAAAAGAAAATATGGAAAAACATTTGCTTCCTATCTTCAAAGACAAAATCAAAATTCTTCCATCGGAACTAAAAGCTGGCGACGCTGCTATTGTTGGAGCAAGTGCTTTGGTTTGGAAAGAATTAGAAAAATAA
- a CDS encoding M1 family aminopeptidase produces MIRTLIFLFFTFAFSSLAKAQKPEFQTDKIAFNESQSYANKSAFKETQSAAETDFIYTKMEWDIDPAVRYISGKVSTSFKSKKADLNQVYFDLSSALKVDSVVQNTQKIDFLHETDLLSVSLFTALNVDEIDSVCIYYKGVPPQSGFGSFAQSTHGANQTPVLWTLSEPYGAKEWWPCKQSLSDKIDSIEVIVTTPEEFRTASNGTLVSEVEARGKRSMHWKHNYPITPYLVAIAVTDYVDYSEYATLESGDSVEILNYVYPEDLENAKTKTPVTAELIQLYNSLIGEYPFASEKYGHAQFGWGGGMEHQTMSFMNNFGFELIAHELAHQWFGDYITLGSWQHIWLNEGFATYVTGLAYENLLDGEYWPLWKSVYKNKVLSQPDGSVFVEDTTSISRLFSSRLSYAKGGFLLHMQRWIVGDEAFFKALKSYFDDEKIANGFALTEDWIKHIEAEGDTTLTEFFNDWFYGEGYPIYSIHYRQNGFDSLFIELAQSTSHSSVDFFEMPVPIRVYGNNKTDSADFRLAHTSNHQQFVLSPGFKVDEIKIDPDNRILCMTDQIVNAPFRFVQNDIQIYPNPSHSRVTIRIPATEKSEQIRLISINGDCIRYYSGNTKEIDLNNLANGTYFLQIKTENSVYNKKIVKQ; encoded by the coding sequence ATGATTCGAACTCTAATATTTCTATTTTTTACGTTTGCTTTTTCGAGTTTGGCAAAAGCACAGAAGCCGGAATTTCAAACAGATAAAATTGCATTTAACGAGAGTCAGTCCTATGCAAACAAATCAGCTTTTAAGGAAACACAATCAGCCGCTGAAACCGATTTCATTTACACAAAAATGGAATGGGACATCGATCCTGCAGTTCGATACATTTCAGGAAAAGTTTCTACTTCCTTTAAAAGTAAAAAAGCAGATTTAAACCAGGTATACTTCGATTTGAGCAGTGCTCTCAAGGTCGACTCAGTTGTTCAGAACACTCAAAAAATAGATTTTTTACACGAAACAGACTTGCTTTCAGTATCACTGTTCACTGCTTTGAATGTGGATGAAATCGACTCTGTTTGTATTTATTATAAGGGTGTTCCTCCACAATCGGGTTTTGGCTCTTTTGCTCAGAGCACGCATGGAGCCAACCAGACTCCGGTTCTATGGACACTATCGGAGCCCTATGGTGCTAAAGAATGGTGGCCGTGCAAACAATCTTTGTCTGACAAAATTGATTCGATTGAAGTGATTGTAACTACTCCTGAGGAATTTCGGACTGCCAGTAACGGAACACTGGTTTCGGAAGTAGAAGCTCGCGGAAAACGAAGTATGCATTGGAAACACAACTATCCGATTACACCTTACCTTGTTGCTATTGCTGTTACTGATTACGTTGATTATTCGGAATATGCAACTCTTGAAAGTGGTGACAGTGTAGAAATTTTAAACTATGTATATCCTGAAGATCTTGAAAATGCCAAAACAAAAACTCCTGTAACTGCAGAGCTAATACAACTGTATAATTCATTGATTGGAGAATATCCTTTTGCCTCTGAAAAATACGGGCACGCGCAGTTTGGCTGGGGCGGCGGCATGGAGCACCAAACCATGAGTTTTATGAATAATTTTGGATTCGAACTGATTGCGCATGAGCTGGCACATCAATGGTTTGGCGATTACATTACTTTGGGGTCGTGGCAACACATTTGGCTTAACGAAGGTTTTGCAACCTATGTTACCGGTTTGGCCTACGAAAATTTGCTGGATGGAGAATATTGGCCACTTTGGAAAAGCGTTTATAAAAACAAAGTATTAAGTCAGCCTGACGGATCAGTATTTGTTGAAGACACCACTTCTATTTCGCGTTTATTCAGTTCGAGACTTTCTTATGCCAAAGGGGGATTTTTATTGCATATGCAACGTTGGATAGTGGGTGACGAAGCTTTTTTCAAGGCTTTAAAAAGCTACTTTGACGACGAAAAAATTGCCAACGGTTTTGCACTCACCGAAGATTGGATAAAACACATTGAAGCCGAAGGAGATACCACGCTAACCGAATTCTTCAACGACTGGTTTTATGGAGAAGGCTATCCGATTTATTCCATCCACTACCGCCAAAACGGCTTCGACTCTTTGTTCATCGAACTTGCACAAAGCACATCTCATTCTTCGGTCGATTTTTTTGAAATGCCGGTTCCAATCCGTGTTTATGGAAACAACAAAACCGATTCCGCCGATTTCAGATTAGCACACACAAGCAATCACCAACAATTTGTTTTGTCTCCGGGATTTAAGGTGGATGAAATAAAAATTGATCCCGACAACAGGATTCTTTGTATGACTGACCAAATCGTAAATGCTCCCTTTCGTTTTGTACAAAATGATATACAGATTTATCCAAATCCAAGCCACAGCCGGGTTACAATTCGTATTCCAGCAACTGAGAAATCAGAGCAAATCCGGCTCATTTCCATAAATGGTGACTGTATTCGATATTATTCTGGAAATACAAAAGAAATAGATCTTAATAATCTTGCAAATGGAACCTATTTTCTACAAATAAAAACCGAAAACTCGGTTTATAACAAAAAAATCGTCAAGCAATAA
- a CDS encoding DUF6591 domain-containing protein yields MKNLFALSLLFTMFLVSCGNNQTKKESTTDEVITEEKSAVMDEVNETKNCDEFLDNYEKWVDDYLKVIEKYMKNPMDQSLMTDYTKLANEAMTWYSQWDVLKCASREKYEKRFDEISEKVDKKMEELGLD; encoded by the coding sequence ATGAAAAACCTTTTTGCACTTAGCCTTTTGTTTACGATGTTTTTAGTTTCGTGTGGTAACAACCAAACCAAAAAAGAATCGACTACAGATGAAGTTATTACGGAAGAAAAGTCGGCAGTAATGGACGAGGTTAACGAAACCAAAAACTGTGATGAATTTTTAGATAATTACGAAAAATGGGTGGATGATTATTTGAAGGTCATTGAAAAATACATGAAAAATCCGATGGACCAGTCGTTGATGACGGATTATACAAAATTGGCAAACGAAGCCATGACCTGGTACAGTCAATGGGATGTTTTGAAATGTGCTTCGAGAGAAAAATATGAAAAACGTTTTGACGAGATTTCAGAGAAAGTGGATAAAAAAATGGAAGAGTTGGGATTGGATTGA
- a CDS encoding OsmC family protein, with protein MTTVKTIYLGGLRTENEHLQSGNKVITDAPTDNQGKGEFFSPTDMLATALGSCILTIMGIKARDNNIDIEGTEVAVTKIMASDPRRVAEVIVAFTFPKKGYTEEEKQLVESVAGTSPVPLSLHPDLKQTITFSW; from the coding sequence ATGACAACTGTTAAAACCATTTATTTAGGCGGATTACGCACCGAGAATGAACATTTGCAATCGGGAAATAAAGTAATAACCGATGCACCAACCGACAACCAGGGAAAAGGAGAATTCTTCTCGCCAACCGACATGTTAGCCACTGCTTTGGGTAGTTGTATACTAACAATTATGGGAATTAAGGCGCGCGACAATAACATCGATATCGAAGGGACAGAAGTAGCTGTAACTAAAATCATGGCTTCAGATCCGAGGCGGGTTGCAGAAGTAATCGTAGCTTTTACATTCCCGAAAAAGGGATATACCGAAGAGGAAAAGCAGTTGGTAGAAAGCGTAGCCGGAACGAGCCCGGTTCCTCTTAGTTTACATCCCGACTTAAAACAAACCATTACATTTAGCTGGTAG
- the nikR gene encoding nickel-responsive transcriptional regulator NikR → MSVSRFGVSLDEKLLKALDDYVADNAFANRSQAIRHLIEKNMVEEKWKCDNIVAGAIVLVYEHDKKEILKKSSDIQFSYKSFVLSVQGFYLNDQNYMEVIAVKGPSKKLTEISEKLISIKGIQHGKLVMSKAK, encoded by the coding sequence ATGTCAGTTTCCAGATTTGGTGTATCATTAGATGAAAAGCTTTTAAAGGCATTAGATGACTACGTTGCAGACAATGCTTTTGCAAACCGCTCGCAAGCCATCCGCCACCTGATTGAAAAAAATATGGTGGAAGAAAAATGGAAGTGCGACAACATTGTTGCCGGAGCAATTGTGCTGGTTTATGAACACGACAAAAAAGAAATTCTTAAGAAATCTTCCGACATTCAGTTTTCCTATAAAAGTTTTGTCCTTTCGGTACAGGGATTCTATTTAAACGATCAAAATTACATGGAGGTTATTGCTGTAAAAGGACCTTCGAAAAAGCTCACAGAAATATCGGAAAAGCTGATTAGCATAAAAGGAATACAACACGGTAAGCTTGTAATGAGCAAGGCCAAATAA
- a CDS encoding TonB-dependent receptor encodes MKKQFLLAILALSVLLIFTNKLQAQMQYFTEDTIEINEVVVTGSHVKVNRNNVPMAVSVVNRLQIEESDESAVLPILNGRVPGLFVTERGVTGFGVATGSAGQITIRGIGGSPTTGVLMLIDGHPQFMGIMGHPLPDSYVASDVEQVEVIRGPASILYGSNAMGGVINIITKKQSNDGIHGNARLSYGSYNTQKYMGSVGFKKEKFSAFISGNHDQTDGHRPNSDFKISNGYLKLAYDINEHFFASGDVSLAAFESSDPGPDTLNAMPGESIDIVRGYTAFTLLNEFENASGAIKFFYNFGEHEITDGFHSTDHNYGVNLYEAFHLFEGNTFTAGYDFMNYGGLAENELAMGGKGIVFADTTITEQGVYALLQQNIATKLTINAGLRFQHHSKYGGQWIPSLGFAYELDKQTAWKGSVSKGFRSPTMRELFLWGPNPDLNPETIWNYETGISKAFFNKKIQTELTLFMLEGDNLIVNAGPPTGYQNTGEVSNKGIEFALTAEPVENLTLNATYSYINMKNPVFATPEHHLFLNAKYRFKKLLLNANIQQVSNLDNDASAAVNLESYTLLNAKATYNLSQKLRLFISGENLLGTKYEVNRYYTMPEATVFAGISFLF; translated from the coding sequence ATGAAAAAACAATTTTTACTTGCAATACTAGCCCTGTCGGTGCTACTTATTTTTACAAACAAATTGCAGGCTCAAATGCAATATTTTACAGAAGATACCATCGAAATTAATGAAGTAGTTGTAACTGGTTCTCATGTAAAAGTAAACCGAAACAACGTACCAATGGCCGTTTCTGTGGTTAACCGATTGCAAATTGAAGAAAGCGATGAATCGGCAGTTTTACCCATTTTAAATGGTCGGGTTCCAGGGCTTTTTGTAACTGAAAGAGGGGTTACAGGTTTTGGGGTTGCTACCGGTTCGGCAGGTCAAATCACCATCCGGGGTATTGGTGGAAGTCCAACAACCGGTGTACTAATGCTTATCGATGGACATCCTCAATTTATGGGAATTATGGGTCACCCGCTTCCCGATTCGTATGTTGCTTCCGATGTTGAACAGGTGGAAGTGATTCGCGGCCCCGCTTCTATTCTATACGGTTCAAATGCCATGGGAGGTGTAATTAACATTATCACAAAGAAACAAAGCAACGATGGCATTCATGGAAACGCACGACTTTCATACGGTTCATACAACACACAAAAGTACATGGGCTCGGTTGGTTTTAAAAAGGAAAAGTTTAGTGCTTTTATTTCAGGAAACCACGACCAAACAGATGGACACAGACCAAATTCTGACTTTAAAATTAGTAATGGATATTTAAAACTTGCGTACGATATTAACGAACATTTTTTTGCATCGGGAGATGTTAGTCTGGCTGCATTTGAATCTTCTGATCCCGGGCCTGACACCTTAAATGCAATGCCTGGAGAAAGTATTGATATTGTGCGTGGATACACGGCATTTACATTGTTAAACGAATTTGAAAACGCGTCGGGCGCCATAAAGTTTTTTTACAATTTTGGTGAGCACGAAATTACAGATGGATTTCATTCAACAGACCATAATTACGGAGTAAATCTGTACGAAGCATTTCATTTATTTGAAGGAAATACATTTACAGCAGGTTACGACTTTATGAATTATGGAGGACTGGCCGAAAATGAACTTGCAATGGGTGGAAAGGGAATTGTTTTTGCTGACACAACAATTACTGAACAAGGTGTTTATGCTTTACTGCAACAAAACATTGCGACTAAACTGACCATTAATGCAGGACTTCGGTTTCAACACCACAGCAAATATGGCGGACAATGGATTCCTTCGTTGGGTTTTGCCTACGAGCTCGACAAACAAACAGCGTGGAAAGGTTCAGTTTCAAAAGGATTTAGAAGTCCAACTATGCGTGAATTATTTTTGTGGGGGCCTAATCCAGACTTAAATCCTGAAACCATCTGGAATTATGAAACCGGCATTTCAAAAGCATTTTTCAACAAAAAAATACAAACAGAACTTACATTATTTATGCTTGAAGGCGACAACCTGATCGTAAATGCCGGCCCACCAACCGGCTACCAAAACACAGGAGAAGTTTCAAACAAAGGAATTGAATTTGCATTAACAGCCGAACCGGTTGAAAATTTGACACTGAATGCGACTTACAGCTACATAAACATGAAAAATCCGGTATTTGCAACACCTGAACATCATTTGTTTTTAAACGCTAAATATCGCTTTAAAAAGCTTCTCTTAAATGCAAACATTCAGCAGGTTTCAAATCTCGACAATGATGCAAGTGCGGCAGTAAATCTGGAAAGCTATACTCTTCTGAATGCAAAAGCCACGTATAACTTATCCCAAAAACTCAGGTTATTTATTAGTGGCGAGAATTTATTAGGTACAAAATACGAGGTAAATCGCTACTACACAATGCCGGAAGCAACTGTTTTTGCCGGAATCAGCTTTCTGTTTTAA
- a CDS encoding SUMF1/EgtB/PvdO family nonheme iron enzyme, translated as MKRAITYLFVAAVMLFTSCQKETTNQYLTLGKGTREKWFEPIPYGMVYIERGSFNLGSNDDEIYDLLPTRTVSTEAFWIDDTEITNNEYRQFVYWVRDKKARELLGQTYTDFIITEDKYGAPLKEPKINWEERIEWNDREYQMAMDELYVPEQERFGYKREIDTRKLVYEYYWIDFKQAAKRSNSFNYDTQKYEGNVVNSDGELVPIQNRSSFLMRESVPVYPDTLVWIRDFTYSFNEPFTLKYFSHVGFDDYPVVGVSWKQANAFCNWRSGLRSITSERFNEMPAHDFRLPTETEWEIAARGGMHNNMYPWGSYYTRNVNGCFVANFKPLRGNYVADSPTTTTTMKVGEFDPNPYGVYDMAGNVAEWTSTAFYEAGYNTIDDFNPEIQYNARPDDPQVMKRKVIRGGSWKDVAYYIQTGTRTYEYQDTAKSYIGFRCVRTSFRNDLQKK; from the coding sequence ATGAAAAGAGCCATCACATATTTATTTGTTGCAGCAGTGATGCTTTTTACTTCTTGCCAAAAGGAAACAACAAATCAGTACCTGACGCTTGGAAAAGGCACCAGGGAAAAATGGTTTGAGCCAATTCCATATGGTATGGTTTATATCGAGAGAGGATCGTTTAATCTTGGATCGAATGACGACGAAATTTATGACTTGCTTCCTACCAGAACCGTTTCTACCGAAGCGTTTTGGATTGATGATACGGAAATTACAAACAACGAATACCGCCAGTTTGTATATTGGGTAAGAGATAAAAAGGCACGGGAATTACTGGGTCAAACATACACTGATTTTATTATTACTGAAGATAAGTATGGTGCCCCACTTAAAGAGCCAAAAATAAATTGGGAAGAACGTATTGAGTGGAATGATCGTGAATATCAAATGGCAATGGATGAACTTTATGTTCCGGAACAAGAACGTTTTGGTTATAAAAGAGAAATTGACACAAGGAAATTGGTATACGAGTATTATTGGATTGATTTTAAACAGGCAGCTAAAAGAAGTAACAGTTTCAATTACGACACACAAAAGTACGAAGGTAATGTTGTGAATTCGGATGGTGAACTTGTTCCAATTCAAAATCGTAGTTCATTTTTAATGCGCGAGTCAGTTCCTGTTTATCCCGATACATTGGTTTGGATCCGTGATTTTACATACTCTTTTAACGAGCCTTTTACCTTAAAATATTTTTCGCATGTTGGTTTTGATGATTATCCGGTAGTTGGAGTGAGCTGGAAACAGGCAAACGCATTTTGTAACTGGCGAAGTGGATTACGTTCGATAACATCGGAGCGTTTTAATGAAATGCCGGCACACGATTTCCGGCTTCCAACCGAAACAGAGTGGGAGATTGCAGCAAGAGGTGGAATGCACAACAATATGTATCCATGGGGAAGTTACTACACACGAAATGTAAACGGATGTTTTGTGGCCAATTTTAAACCGCTGCGTGGAAACTATGTCGCCGACAGTCCAACAACAACTACTACCATGAAAGTGGGAGAATTTGATCCCAACCCTTATGGCGTTTATGATATGGCCGGAAATGTTGCCGAATGGACTTCAACTGCATTTTACGAAGCTGGGTACAATACCATCGACGACTTTAATCCGGAAATTCAGTACAATGCCCGACCTGACGATCCACAAGTTATGAAACGAAAAGTAATTCGTGGTGGATCGTGGAAAGATGTGGCATATTACATTCAAACCGGAACACGAACTTATGAGTATCAGGATACAGCTAAATCTTATATCGGATTCCGTTGTGTAAGAACTTCATTCCGAAACGATTTACAGAAAAAATAG
- the gldN gene encoding gliding motility protein GldN, whose amino-acid sequence MRKLVIYIGIVSMMMCFAQTRTNAQIVNGAYKQNDIYAKKPMPLVSVREADVFWSKTIWRIIDLREKMNLPLYYPTQEIADRTNLINLLLQGIENGQITPYDAQADDDFKIPMSYAQVKTRFGAQATTQKKINFDTGEEEDVVVSGDIRPNEIKQYMVKEQWYFDKQTSTLNVRVLGICPVREYMREGDTSGLVQRQKVFWVYYPEARPLLATNLVLNPYNDARQNSFDDLFIKRMFSSYIVKESNVYNNRDISAYLQGKQAMLESKKIEDEIFNFEQDLWEY is encoded by the coding sequence ATGAGAAAGTTAGTGATCTATATCGGAATAGTTTCAATGATGATGTGTTTTGCGCAAACGCGTACTAATGCACAAATCGTAAATGGAGCTTACAAACAAAACGATATTTATGCCAAAAAGCCAATGCCCTTGGTATCTGTTCGTGAAGCAGATGTATTTTGGTCGAAAACAATTTGGCGAATTATCGATTTGCGAGAGAAAATGAATCTTCCGCTTTATTATCCTACACAGGAAATTGCCGATCGAACTAACTTGATTAACTTATTGTTACAGGGAATCGAGAACGGACAAATCACTCCTTATGATGCTCAGGCAGATGATGATTTTAAGATTCCGATGAGTTATGCTCAGGTAAAAACCAGATTTGGTGCCCAGGCAACAACACAGAAGAAAATTAATTTCGATACAGGTGAAGAAGAGGATGTTGTGGTATCAGGCGATATCAGACCGAATGAAATTAAACAGTACATGGTTAAAGAACAATGGTATTTCGATAAGCAAACATCTACTTTGAATGTACGTGTACTTGGAATTTGCCCGGTTCGTGAATATATGCGAGAAGGAGATACTTCGGGATTGGTACAACGTCAGAAAGTATTCTGGGTATATTATCCTGAAGCACGTCCGCTTTTAGCTACCAATCTGGTGTTAAATCCGTATAACGATGCGCGTCAGAATTCGTTCGACGATTTATTTATAAAAAGAATGTTTAGCAGCTACATCGTGAAAGAATCAAACGTCTACAATAATCGCGATATCAGTGCTTACCTGCAGGGCAAACAAGCCATGTTAGAATCAAAAAAGATCGAGGATGAAATATTCAACTTCGAACAAGATCTTTGGGAATATTGA